In Bradyrhizobium sp. 1(2017), one DNA window encodes the following:
- a CDS encoding HAMP domain-containing methyl-accepting chemotaxis protein, which yields MRFSVKAKLASAFGAVIVLSMITGGVAYNGLSALTMQQQRIVGQANRTKLAADVMDALQGQQRAENRMIQALSDKETQDNHAGMLTRREKTLKLYNDLHGQASEAGRRVLDQASGPMKRMNELEDQSAKFALLNSNNKAAELWKTEGGAAAKDLDAKFEAVVAEMSRGASDNQRAVTSILEARADIARLSRAIVMAYTATNTQDLEIDVKDATQRLGNIKAAVAQAGQAGTSAGMNAQLERLAKAVDNVARLALEAGNLKAATIANGEGRKVFNETLSAVEQYVKLNEKQMADVAEEGAQEASLAKTLLVSIIIGALLIAVASATWIALNISRGLGRAVGLANAVAVGNLSQKIDVSSNDEVGDLVASLNAMTANLNATAGVANEIANGNLMVEVKPLSDKDTLGLALERMVEKLQQIVTEALTAAQNVSAGSQELSASAEQLSQGATEQASSAEEASSSMEEMASNVKQNADNANQTEKIAAQSAKDAEASGAAVGRAVNAMQTIAEKITIVQEIARQTDLLALNAAVEAARAGEHGKGFAVVASEVRKLAERSQAAAAEIGTLSADTVKVAQEAGAMLSKLVPDIKKTAELVEEITAACREQDVGSAQINQAIQQLDKVGQQNASASEQVSSTSEELASQAEQLQSTIAYFRIEPGAKSQAAAPIDRAVNQLRARAATMAAAERPAKKPQGRPARAVKVAGGGFAFDMNDGEDDRDADFQR from the coding sequence ATGAGATTCTCGGTAAAAGCTAAGCTGGCCTCCGCATTCGGCGCGGTCATTGTTCTCTCGATGATCACGGGAGGCGTGGCTTATAACGGCCTCTCCGCCTTGACGATGCAGCAGCAACGAATCGTTGGCCAGGCCAACCGTACCAAGCTCGCTGCGGACGTAATGGACGCGCTACAAGGTCAACAGCGCGCAGAAAACCGAATGATCCAGGCGTTGTCGGACAAGGAGACCCAGGATAATCACGCCGGGATGCTGACCCGTCGTGAGAAGACGCTTAAGCTCTACAACGACCTGCATGGGCAGGCGAGCGAGGCCGGCAGGCGCGTTCTCGATCAAGCCTCTGGCCCCATGAAGCGAATGAACGAGCTGGAGGACCAGTCCGCGAAATTCGCGCTGCTCAACTCCAACAACAAGGCAGCGGAACTCTGGAAGACTGAGGGCGGGGCCGCGGCCAAGGATCTCGACGCGAAGTTCGAGGCTGTCGTTGCGGAAATGAGCAGGGGGGCATCGGACAACCAGCGCGCCGTCACCTCGATCTTGGAGGCTCGCGCGGACATTGCGCGCCTGTCCCGCGCGATCGTGATGGCCTACACGGCTACGAACACGCAGGACCTCGAGATCGACGTCAAGGACGCCACGCAACGGTTGGGCAACATCAAGGCGGCGGTGGCTCAGGCGGGCCAGGCTGGTACGTCAGCGGGAATGAACGCGCAATTGGAGCGCTTGGCCAAGGCAGTCGACAACGTCGCGCGCCTTGCGCTCGAGGCTGGTAATCTGAAGGCAGCGACGATCGCAAATGGTGAAGGCCGGAAAGTCTTCAACGAGACGCTGAGTGCCGTAGAGCAGTACGTCAAGCTGAATGAGAAGCAGATGGCAGATGTCGCGGAGGAGGGCGCCCAGGAGGCGTCCCTCGCCAAGACGCTGTTGGTCAGCATCATCATCGGCGCGCTGCTGATCGCGGTCGCTTCCGCGACCTGGATTGCCCTCAATATCAGCCGCGGTCTCGGCCGTGCGGTCGGGCTTGCCAATGCGGTGGCCGTAGGCAACCTCAGCCAGAAGATCGACGTGTCGAGCAATGACGAAGTCGGTGATCTCGTGGCGTCCCTCAACGCGATGACGGCCAACCTCAACGCCACCGCTGGGGTCGCCAACGAGATCGCGAACGGAAATCTCATGGTCGAAGTCAAGCCGCTCTCGGACAAGGACACGTTGGGGCTGGCCCTTGAGCGCATGGTCGAAAAGCTCCAGCAGATCGTAACGGAGGCGCTGACCGCGGCGCAGAATGTCTCGGCCGGCAGCCAGGAGCTTTCCGCAAGTGCCGAGCAGCTCTCGCAGGGCGCGACCGAGCAGGCCTCGTCCGCCGAGGAAGCCTCCTCGTCGATGGAGGAGATGGCCTCCAACGTGAAGCAGAACGCCGACAACGCCAACCAGACCGAGAAGATCGCGGCGCAGTCAGCCAAGGACGCCGAAGCCAGCGGCGCCGCGGTCGGTCGCGCCGTCAACGCGATGCAGACCATCGCCGAGAAGATCACGATCGTGCAGGAGATCGCCCGCCAGACCGACCTGCTCGCGCTCAACGCGGCGGTCGAAGCCGCTCGTGCCGGCGAGCACGGCAAGGGCTTTGCGGTGGTCGCCTCCGAAGTGCGCAAGCTCGCCGAACGCAGCCAGGCTGCCGCCGCCGAGATCGGCACGCTCTCGGCCGACACCGTCAAGGTCGCCCAGGAAGCAGGCGCCATGCTGTCCAAGCTCGTCCCGGATATCAAGAAGACGGCCGAACTCGTCGAGGAGATCACCGCGGCCTGCCGCGAGCAGGACGTCGGCTCGGCCCAGATCAACCAGGCGATCCAGCAGCTCGACAAGGTCGGCCAGCAGAACGCCAGCGCCTCCGAGCAGGTGTCCTCGACGTCGGAGGAGCTCGCCTCGCAGGCCGAACAGTTGCAGTCGACCATCGCCTATTTCCGCATCGAGCCGGGCGCGAAGAGCCAGGCGGCTGCGCCGATCGATCGTGCGGTCAACCAGTTGCGGGCCAGGGCGGCCACCATGGCGGCTGCCGAACGTCCGGCGAAGAAGCCGCAGGGCAGGCCGGCGCGCGCCGTGAAGGTTGCCGGCGGCGGCTTCGCCTTCGACATGAACGACGGCGAGGACGATCGGGACGCCGATTTTCAGCGCTGA
- a CDS encoding CheR family methyltransferase — protein MMPAMQDTAVHLSDRHFRTIAELIEGQVGIKLPQGKRLMLEGRLHKRVRALNFSDLNEYVENLFEADHFDIELTHLIDVVTTNKTDFFREPQHFTFLREVAVPALLKSHGPKNANLKIWSSASSTGMEAYTTAMVLDDMTRNGSRFQYRILGTDISTAVLRLAKTAIYTRDVLAPVPEPFVKRYFLSSRDKSRGEVRVVPELRRMTHFMRMNLMDASYPVDRDVDIIFCRNVLIYFERETQRKVIERLCSHLRPGGYLLVGHSESMIHSAVPGLKQVQPTIFQV, from the coding sequence ATGATGCCCGCTATGCAGGATACGGCCGTGCATCTGTCGGACCGCCACTTCCGCACCATCGCGGAGCTCATCGAGGGCCAGGTCGGCATCAAGCTGCCGCAGGGCAAGCGGCTGATGCTGGAGGGGCGGCTGCACAAGCGCGTGCGCGCGCTGAACTTCTCCGACCTCAACGAATATGTCGAGAACCTGTTCGAGGCCGATCATTTCGACATCGAGCTCACTCATCTCATCGACGTGGTGACGACGAACAAGACCGACTTCTTCCGGGAGCCGCAGCACTTCACCTTCCTGCGGGAGGTCGCGGTCCCGGCCTTGCTCAAGTCGCATGGACCCAAGAACGCGAACCTGAAGATCTGGAGCTCGGCAAGCTCCACCGGCATGGAAGCCTATACGACCGCGATGGTCCTTGACGACATGACGCGGAACGGCTCGCGCTTCCAGTACCGCATCCTCGGGACCGACATCTCGACCGCCGTGCTGCGCCTCGCCAAGACCGCGATCTACACGAGGGACGTGCTCGCTCCGGTGCCGGAGCCTTTCGTGAAGCGGTATTTCCTGTCGTCGCGGGACAAGTCGCGCGGTGAGGTGCGGGTGGTGCCGGAGTTGCGGCGCATGACGCATTTCATGAGGATGAATCTCATGGACGCGTCCTATCCCGTCGATCGCGACGTCGACATCATCTTCTGCCGCAACGTCCTGATCTATTTCGAGCGCGAGACCCAGCGCAAGGTGATCGAGCGATTGTGCAGCCATCTGCGGCCGGGAGGCTATCTGCTGGTCGGCCATTCCGAATCGATGATTCACAGCGCCGTGCCGGGCCTGAAGCAGGTCCAGCCCACCATTTTCCAGGTTTGA
- a CDS encoding protein-glutamate methylesterase/protein-glutamine glutaminase, whose protein sequence is MPKQKVRVLIVDDSASVRQILQTILSDDPEIEVMGTASDPFAAARRLQNELPDVMILDLEMPRMDGMTFLRKIMAQRPIPVIICSSLTEEGSDVMFEAFEAGAVDIVPKPKIDTRQALLECSARLREAVKSAARARVRPRAERRVIEKKLTADAIIPPPVQGKVRPTTERIVCIGASTGGTEALNDVLEMLPAHCPPIVIVQHMPAGFTAAFARRLDSVCQMRVKEAEDGEPVLPGCAYIAPGARHMLLQRIGLRYQIAIKDGPPVSRHRPSVDVLFRSAAQHAGANALGVIMTGMGDDGARGMLEMRKLGASTRAQDEESCVVFGMPKEAIAHGGVEKVVSLHQIPREIMLWYQAGNAAVAG, encoded by the coding sequence ATGCCGAAGCAGAAAGTTCGCGTGCTGATCGTGGACGATTCGGCGTCGGTTCGCCAAATCCTGCAAACGATCCTCAGCGACGACCCCGAGATCGAGGTGATGGGAACGGCCTCGGATCCGTTCGCCGCGGCGCGTCGTCTCCAGAACGAGCTTCCCGACGTCATGATCCTCGACCTCGAGATGCCGCGCATGGACGGCATGACGTTCCTGCGCAAGATCATGGCGCAGCGCCCCATCCCGGTGATCATCTGCTCCTCGCTGACCGAGGAGGGCTCGGACGTGATGTTCGAAGCGTTCGAGGCGGGCGCGGTCGACATCGTGCCGAAGCCGAAGATCGACACGCGGCAGGCGCTGCTCGAATGCTCCGCGCGGCTGCGCGAGGCAGTCAAATCGGCCGCTCGCGCCCGGGTGCGCCCGCGCGCGGAGCGCCGGGTGATCGAGAAGAAGCTGACGGCCGACGCCATCATCCCGCCGCCGGTGCAGGGCAAGGTCCGGCCGACCACCGAGCGCATCGTGTGCATCGGTGCATCGACGGGCGGGACCGAAGCGCTCAACGACGTTCTGGAGATGCTGCCGGCCCACTGTCCGCCGATCGTCATCGTCCAGCACATGCCGGCGGGATTCACCGCGGCGTTTGCGCGGCGTCTCGACAGCGTCTGCCAGATGCGTGTCAAGGAGGCCGAGGACGGCGAGCCGGTGCTGCCGGGCTGCGCCTACATCGCGCCGGGTGCCCGTCACATGCTGCTTCAGCGCATCGGCCTGCGCTACCAGATCGCGATCAAGGACGGCCCGCCGGTGTCGCGGCATCGCCCGTCCGTCGACGTGCTGTTTCGCTCCGCGGCCCAGCACGCCGGCGCCAATGCGCTCGGCGTGATCATGACGGGCATGGGCGACGACGGCGCGCGCGGAATGCTGGAGATGCGCAAACTCGGCGCCTCGACGCGGGCGCAGGACGAAGAGAGCTGCGTGGTGTTCGGCATGCCCAAGGAAGCCATCGCCCATGGCGGCGTCGAGAAGGTCGTCTCGCTGCACCAGATCCCGCGCGAGATCATGCTCTGGTATCAGGCCGGGAACGCCGCGGTGGCAGGTTGA
- a CDS encoding chemotaxis protein: MSVIPASTLTESIVAIEDVSSRIEDVFARVGHELGRGHLIFKELNQGLATLSSELSGAEIEGAATALQEIAARLSELAQALPAETALLETIGKSTAEASALLKPLFKHIQMIAIIARSARIEAASLDGDREGFLAFTQEAYDLGKAVQGSIEGCARDQQRLSDAVATAFGRQKEFEGRYRNQLAAESVELGAAYSGLRDQRGNSRHLADLTSSSTRKIAEAVGSAIISLQAGDSTRQRLEHVSHGLGLASGPIPSLAPSSMPSDDGARAICQLQAAQLRDAQREFSGDIGQIVRALTAILRDAGGVVGHGRTLFGGEDGGSSSFLARIKQTLAHASTLIATCEGAGRSVDEALAIVEDTLTKFRQAIAGLAEATVDITLIGMNAGLKASHLGSRGSAFVVIANELKATADQVSAGAARLRPVLDGIERSAGELKQLRVQGDPTQLAKLEPQILQALREVEAGNERLGKLMNRLVVEGAEFEGLMNSAQGLMNALGEGSAALPAVAARLETASAGAQRPRPQDEAVLDELFARYTMERERDIHRDFLQALGIAPIVTARRVKAAAAADDGIELF, translated from the coding sequence ATGTCCGTCATTCCGGCCAGCACGCTCACCGAATCGATCGTCGCGATCGAGGACGTCTCCTCGCGGATCGAGGACGTGTTCGCGCGCGTCGGTCACGAGCTTGGACGCGGCCACCTCATCTTCAAGGAATTGAACCAGGGCCTCGCAACGCTTTCCTCGGAGCTCTCAGGTGCGGAGATCGAGGGCGCCGCGACGGCGTTGCAGGAGATCGCCGCGCGGCTGAGCGAGCTGGCGCAGGCGCTTCCGGCCGAGACCGCGCTGCTGGAGACGATCGGCAAGAGCACGGCGGAAGCATCCGCCTTGCTCAAGCCGCTGTTCAAGCACATCCAGATGATCGCCATCATCGCCCGCAGCGCGCGGATCGAGGCCGCCTCGCTCGACGGTGACCGCGAGGGCTTTCTCGCCTTCACCCAGGAGGCCTACGATCTCGGCAAGGCCGTGCAGGGCTCGATCGAGGGCTGCGCGCGGGATCAGCAGCGCCTGTCCGACGCCGTCGCCACCGCGTTCGGCCGGCAAAAGGAGTTCGAGGGCCGCTACCGGAATCAGCTGGCGGCGGAGAGCGTCGAGCTCGGCGCGGCCTATTCCGGATTGCGCGACCAGCGCGGCAACAGCCGCCATCTCGCCGACCTCACGAGCTCCAGCACCAGGAAGATCGCCGAAGCGGTGGGCAGCGCGATCATCTCCTTGCAGGCCGGCGACAGCACGCGCCAGCGCCTCGAGCATGTCTCTCACGGACTTGGTCTTGCCTCGGGACCCATTCCGAGCCTGGCGCCCTCATCGATGCCGAGCGACGACGGCGCGCGCGCGATTTGTCAGTTGCAGGCGGCCCAGCTCAGGGACGCCCAGCGCGAGTTCAGCGGCGACATCGGCCAGATCGTTCGCGCGCTGACCGCCATTTTGCGCGATGCGGGCGGTGTCGTCGGTCACGGCCGCACGCTGTTCGGCGGCGAGGACGGCGGCTCGTCGTCGTTCCTGGCGCGGATCAAGCAGACGCTGGCCCACGCCTCGACCCTGATCGCCACCTGCGAGGGCGCCGGCCGCTCGGTGGACGAGGCCCTCGCGATCGTCGAGGATACGCTGACGAAGTTTCGTCAGGCGATCGCGGGGCTTGCCGAGGCGACCGTCGACATCACGTTGATCGGGATGAATGCCGGTCTCAAGGCAAGCCACCTCGGCAGCCGCGGCAGCGCCTTCGTCGTCATCGCCAACGAGCTCAAGGCGACCGCCGATCAGGTGTCGGCGGGCGCCGCACGCCTGAGGCCGGTGCTCGACGGCATCGAGCGCTCGGCCGGGGAGCTGAAGCAACTCCGCGTGCAGGGCGATCCGACGCAGCTTGCCAAGCTCGAGCCGCAGATCCTTCAGGCGCTGCGCGAAGTCGAGGCCGGCAACGAGCGGCTCGGCAAGCTGATGAACCGGCTCGTCGTCGAAGGCGCCGAGTTCGAGGGACTGATGAATTCGGCGCAAGGTCTGATGAACGCGCTCGGTGAAGGCTCCGCGGCATTGCCCGCGGTCGCTGCCCGCCTCGAGACGGCCAGTGCCGGCGCCCAGAGGCCGCGTCCGCAGGACGAGGCCGTGCTCGATGAGCTGTTCGCGCGCTACACGATGGAGCGCGAGCGGGACATCCATCGCGACTTCCTGCAGGCGCTCGGGATCGCACCGATCGTCACCGCGCGCCGGGTCAAGGCGGCCGCGGCCGCCGATGACGGCATAGAACTGTTTTGA
- a CDS encoding CHRD domain-containing protein — translation MIKAVCRPPVALLATLALVGSVVATSATAAAEVVKLQSELKGSNEVPPNSSTGSGKAEASYDTDTKVLTYVVTYAGLTGPVMGAHFHGPGEAGKNAGIALPFKTVESPIKGSATLTDAQAADLLAGKWYANIHTAANPGGELRGQMMK, via the coding sequence ATGATCAAAGCCGTCTGTCGGCCCCCGGTGGCACTGTTGGCGACACTCGCGCTGGTCGGAAGCGTCGTGGCGACGAGCGCAACCGCAGCCGCGGAAGTCGTGAAGCTGCAATCCGAGCTCAAGGGAAGCAATGAAGTGCCTCCCAACAGCTCGACCGGCTCGGGCAAGGCCGAGGCGAGTTACGACACTGATACGAAAGTTCTGACTTACGTCGTCACCTATGCCGGGCTCACCGGACCGGTGATGGGCGCGCATTTCCACGGCCCCGGCGAGGCCGGCAAGAACGCCGGCATCGCCCTTCCGTTCAAGACGGTGGAAAGCCCGATCAAGGGCAGCGCGACGCTCACCGACGCGCAGGCAGCAGATCTGCTGGCCGGAAAGTGGTACGCGAACATCCACACCGCCGCGAACCCGGGCGGCGAATTGCGTGGCCAGATGATGAAGTGA
- a CDS encoding VanZ family protein, whose amino-acid sequence MRRNHLIAAASICLALIVYATLAKLAGRPALMGHHEAYWVVVIERFSAYGLLGFLLAFLLPGRLSLACSLVIAVAVGLELMQSFIPDRDPGFLDVLQKAAGGTVGVMLAQMILAFLPRPPS is encoded by the coding sequence ATGCGCAGGAACCACCTCATTGCAGCCGCGAGCATCTGCCTTGCGCTGATCGTCTATGCCACCCTGGCGAAGCTGGCGGGAAGGCCCGCGCTCATGGGGCATCACGAGGCCTATTGGGTCGTGGTGATCGAGCGCTTCAGTGCCTATGGACTGCTCGGCTTCCTTCTTGCCTTCCTGCTGCCGGGACGGCTCAGCCTGGCCTGCTCTCTCGTCATAGCGGTCGCCGTGGGGCTGGAGCTCATGCAATCGTTCATCCCCGACCGCGATCCGGGCTTCCTCGACGTGCTCCAGAAGGCGGCAGGAGGCACGGTCGGCGTCATGCTCGCGCAGATGATCTTGGCGTTCCTGCCCCGACCGCCGTCCTGA
- a CDS encoding EAL domain-containing protein — translation MKLQRQKLPFAALVLASTMAFGLAGHFAAEAVIHQQQAHQLDELTEVVLRRSEFAVDFAAASLDDLAGRNLASCEPGALQAIRLHVYQRPAIKDIRLVKPNGSVICSAYSETLEFDKGWADRRDMLPSHDRTLSLFRVEQFGGDALGVLRDINGSSALVAIVGINASLFDIMPAELRAHSEVILALSSGEKLGKFQIDADKALPAPISFDRNSTRFPLDAKIRLDHAVLSSWNNEAYWPVLAVALGLGAIFGILLARSRRTEGPVADLDRALAAGEFKPYYQPIFDLRTGQIRGCEILARWLRRDGSVVSPMNFIPLAESSGRIQAMTWQILGSALAELRPLLRANKAFKMSLNVVPRHLLSAGFVETLRRTVLTARVSARQIVVEITERDELDDLARAAAVVAELRDHGFRVAIDDVGVGHSGLSRLKGVGADMIKIDKFFVDTITVDASTTTIVEMLVALARDLQMTVVAEGIETEEQLRALIACGVEEGQGYLVAPPLPLAGFNELVESRRAVQPGATVSGETALVA, via the coding sequence ATGAAACTCCAGCGACAGAAACTCCCGTTTGCCGCGCTCGTTCTTGCGAGTACGATGGCGTTCGGGCTGGCGGGCCATTTCGCCGCAGAGGCCGTCATTCACCAGCAGCAGGCCCATCAGCTCGACGAGTTGACCGAGGTCGTTCTGCGCCGCTCCGAGTTTGCGGTCGATTTTGCCGCGGCCAGCCTGGACGATCTCGCAGGGCGCAATCTCGCCAGCTGCGAGCCGGGGGCGTTGCAAGCCATTCGCCTCCACGTCTACCAGCGCCCGGCGATCAAGGATATCCGTCTCGTCAAGCCGAATGGCTCGGTGATCTGCTCGGCTTATTCCGAGACGCTCGAATTCGACAAGGGATGGGCGGATCGCCGCGATATGCTGCCTTCGCACGACAGGACGCTTTCGCTGTTTCGCGTGGAGCAGTTCGGAGGCGACGCCTTGGGCGTGCTCAGGGACATCAACGGCAGCTCAGCCCTTGTCGCCATCGTCGGCATCAATGCCAGCCTGTTCGACATCATGCCCGCCGAACTGCGCGCGCATAGCGAGGTGATCCTTGCCTTGAGCAGTGGCGAGAAGCTCGGCAAATTCCAGATCGACGCCGACAAAGCCTTGCCGGCGCCGATCAGCTTCGACAGGAATTCCACCCGCTTCCCGCTTGATGCCAAGATCCGGCTCGATCACGCGGTCCTTTCGAGTTGGAACAACGAGGCATATTGGCCCGTGCTCGCGGTGGCGCTCGGACTTGGGGCAATCTTTGGCATTCTGCTGGCGCGCAGCCGCCGAACGGAGGGGCCGGTCGCCGATCTCGATCGGGCGCTGGCGGCCGGTGAATTCAAGCCATACTACCAGCCGATCTTCGACCTCAGGACGGGCCAGATCAGGGGCTGCGAGATTCTGGCTCGCTGGCTGCGCCGCGATGGCTCGGTCGTCTCGCCGATGAACTTCATTCCGCTCGCCGAATCCAGCGGGCGCATCCAGGCCATGACCTGGCAGATCCTGGGATCGGCGCTCGCCGAGCTGAGGCCATTGCTCAGGGCAAACAAAGCTTTCAAGATGTCCTTGAATGTCGTGCCCAGGCATCTGCTGAGTGCTGGTTTCGTCGAAACGCTGCGTCGCACGGTCCTGACGGCAAGGGTCTCCGCGCGCCAGATCGTGGTCGAGATCACCGAGCGCGACGAGCTCGACGATCTCGCGCGTGCCGCGGCGGTCGTCGCCGAGCTGCGGGACCATGGCTTCCGCGTCGCCATCGACGACGTCGGCGTCGGCCATAGCGGGCTGTCCCGGCTGAAGGGCGTCGGCGCCGACATGATCAAGATCGACAAGTTCTTCGTGGACACGATCACCGTGGACGCGTCGACGACGACGATCGTGGAAATGCTGGTGGCGCTCGCGAGAGATCTCCAGATGACCGTGGTCGCGGAAGGCATCGAGACCGAGGAGCAGCTCCGCGCCCTGATCGCATGCGGCGTGGAGGAGGGCCAAGGCTATCTCGTTGCGCCGCCCCTGCCTCTCGCCGGGTTCAACGAGCTCGTCGAATCCCGTCGGGCAGTGCAGCCAGGCGCGACGGTCTCCGGCGAGACGGCTTTGGTGGCCTGA